The genomic stretch GCGACGACAAGGAGGCTAGTGCACCGTCACCATGGATGAGAGCTGGACGACGTCCTCATATCCTGGCCACTTGGCGTCCTCATCGGCCAATGAAGCGGCCATTGCGGCTGCGACCTCGTCGTAGTTGTCGGggatgacgtcctccggcttcacaTCGGCTGGAGGCATGTCTCCCatctcctcgtcctccacctcctcgtcatcgtcctcgtcgtAGATGACCTCTATCTCGCTGCCGGGCGTGTCGTCGCCCGGCATGAAATCCCGGTGATCGTGGATAACCCGGCGCACCTCGTGATGCTGCATCGCTAGCGGACGGCGCTCGATCCGGCGGCGCTTCTCCTGACGCAGGGCTTGCCGGCCCGCAGGAGGTGGGAACAGGGAGCCTCCCCCTATTCAAATGTCACCCGTGCGGGAGGGAGACGTCGCGGTGGCGGAAGGGGTCGCCCTGCGCCCACCGCCACTGCGCCTCCAGCACTGGCACATACCATCTGTTGCGGCCCGGTTGGTCTGGTGGAGGAGGTTGCGCTGCCGGCGCCGACGCCTGCGGACCGGCCTGCGGACCAGAGAACATGTGCGGCTGCAGGGTTCCGCCTATGCGGAGAATCCTAGCGTCGCTGCCGGCCGGATGAGGatctagcctcgtggtcgttggcggatttCTTCAGCCATTTCGGAAGCTTCATCGCGGGTGCGTGTGCGTAGAGGTGGCAAACACTGCCGCCAGTCAGCTTTTCTTCCATCGGGTAGCTTCCAAGTGGGACCACCTGCGCGGCTCCGCGTAGCGTCCGGCTCAACGCATCGGTTTCTCAAATTTGGGACGCGAATGGATCGCGGCGGATGGATCAGTTCGTTTACATTGCTCCGCTGAAGCGCGCGAGCTGTTCAAAATCGTTTgggtcgctggagatgccctgaaagAATAGTGTGTACTGCATCCAGAGGAAGGGAGTCCGCTTTGTTGATACAGGTCGCCGGCGAAGTTGCACTTACCCCTGCCGCCGCTACACCGCAGCCAGCTTCATCGCGCGCTTGAATCACCCGGTGGTATCTAGAAGCCTGCTTAGggtatctccaacgcggcgacccatcccgcgcccgcgcgtccggatgggttcagccggacaaaaatgcggcccaacgcggcgacgcaccgcaaatgcggatCGCCGCGGCgttcggaacgacgcaaacccggcccaaatctgggctaggtttgcgtggccgcggatggcactcgGCGTCCGGCCGCTTGgctgctcgtctcccttgggcccacctgtcggtcacCGGGGAggcttattaaatgtggactggagggacagagtccagtccccactccactccccgagcgcaaccgccgccatagcccccaagcgacggttcgctcccggagccaatgacgacgaggccagcagcagccgccgtccgccgccggcgctgcgggccggagggaaccgcgggcggcctctccgatggaggccgcccgcggcggcgcggcattgccgcaaccggagCCGCTACTGCTGCAGCCCAAGCTGGAGTCCTCGGAGGAagactgataaggggtggcccgatcttctcagtaagcaatggtggtgatgatgatcacggggtgatagcagcggagaaacacaacgatgtagtggatgataacttgtatgacgcaacgagatctctcgattggtccctgtcgccaatgcaacagctctcaaccctgtaagatattcgcaactccacacacttgcgcacgtagccgccgaccacgaagcggtaagttgcaaccgtctaattcccaatggaacagcagatcacacaagacttgaacaagatctacacaatatcaagcaatatgatgtagggaattcaatagttttgcagagcaaacaactaagaactagggtttatcttaaacgtggtctaaagtagCTAGGGGGCATCctatggacttatataggcgtccaggacgacttctggtcgaaaaactacgagaataaccgacccagaatagatctggtcgagacagactcggacacggccggtctgggggccggtcgaccgggcctgggaccgggtgcgAAACGTTGAAATCTCAGAGCAATTCACTCAGAATGTTTGACTGCGTACTGGTGTTCTGTTCATTGGGTAGAGGAACAGAAAATGAGCGTGCCCGAGTCAGACTGTTGTTGTGGCTTGGGCGGTAGATTTAGTTTACCTCATCTAGTGTCCAGCCTGACAGAACACCACCGATTTTGTGATTAAGATGTTCAGGGCTTATGGATTTTCCGTGTGTTCATAAAAAAGAAGGCATATACTATGGCTATTTGACGAACTGGAGACTGCATCTCAAAAGTAATGTGTACTCATCATTCGACTTTCAGAAATCATTCTCTGAAAACCACTCTTATGGCGTGGAAGGAAGGAGCAACTTACTGAGCGATGCGGTGCGGTTGCCGGCTGCACGTCCGACGAACTCAAATGGGGCCTCGTCAGCGACACTGCCGCCTCAGTGTCCTCACCGATAATGATTTGGGCGCCAGGAAACGGAAAAGCTGCCCTGTTTCTTCTTGACGGCGCCGAGAAACAGACAGGGGCAGGATGCCGACAAATCCATTACACGCGCGCCGCCCGCGGCTCAGCATGCTTCCTCTCGGTAGGTGGCGCATACCGTCTGCAGTCTGCTCCTCTACTCAGATCTCGCGCGGCTGCATCCCGCGAGCTCGAGCATGCCCTCCACCGGGTCGGCACGGCAAGAAGGATGCGAGGCGAGGATAGTGTATTCTGGTCGACCGGAAGGAGAAGCCGGCGGATCCTCTATTCAGTTCAGGCACCAAGGATATAGTTTCTGTTTCCTGCTTAGATTGCCGTAGAACTGAACGTCTGCTTAGATAGATACGAAAGATTCACAACCCCTGCAGCATTTTCCAGGCTGTCGTTCTTGTGTCTCAGTCAGACAGAGATTGTTCATACCAAGCATCCCGAAGCATACTGCACCTTGCAAACATCACACAAGTCATCTCTCTGAACTACAGGTAATGATATTGATGCATATGCAGCCTGGAATTCTTGATATGTTATTCCACGGTGCACAGTCTTACCGTTCGTGGTTGGTTTGATCTTTACAGAGGTGGTACCCTCCAGGTTCACTGCTTCCATGGAGCTAGCTAGCTCTGTGATAGCTCTGCAGTCAAGAGACAGATTTACGGGTTGAGTGGTAGTGGTTGACTATGCTAGTGAAAACTTCAGGGTTTGTATGTACTCAAGTCTTAATTTCACATTTATTGGACTGCCGATGAGACCATTACTCGAACCACGAACCACAACGAGGAGCAGCCTAAACAAACTTTCGTATTTATGTACTTACTAATTTTGTAAGGCTCTCCTCAATGTGCATGATTTCATTCGTATTTGTTTCACTgtatctagttttttttttgtcgaTTTTACTGTTCATGCAGAATCAGGCGTACTCAGGCTCTGAAAGTTCAGATTACCATGTAACGGCCAAGTTTTTTGTGGATGACTCACTGTAACAAGTGATTCCGGCAGGAGTAAACACTTTTCTTATTAACCTTTCGATTAATGGGTAGGAATAATTACCAAATGATATTCGTGTCTTCAGTAGCCCTTTGTCCCACAAATTGCTTTGGCATCTCGGTTCACTCATCTACTTTAGTTGGCTTTGCTTTCGAATCGATTCTTTCTTTCTTTGTACTCCTAGCAAAGTAAAGGAAAGACAGAGACTTGCAGCCAAACTGCAATTGCAGGCACCTAAACTCCATCCTTCCTCCCACGAGCGTTCAACACCCACCCCCACCCAATTCTGCACGACCAGCAGCGGCCATGGCAGAGCTTGGTGGCATGCTTGCCGCTGCCATCCTGAAGGTGGTGGGCGACCAGATCAGTTCAGCGATCGGAGGTCAGATCACCCTGCAGAAGAACTTCGATGAGGacctgaagaagatgaagatggcgCTCGAGTCTGTCGATGCCGTCCTCGAGGATGCCGAGAGGCGGTCCATCACGGATAAATCAACGTGTCTTTGGTTGAAGCGGCTTAAAGACGTCATGTATGTCATCTCCGACATGATTGATGAGTTTGAGGCAGATACACAAGCCATCACCCAGCCATCCACGCGGAAGGTACGGTTACTCTTGAAACAATACCATCAATGATAGCTTCTTTATTAATATAACACTCAACTCCAGCTGGAGCTAATTTACATGTCAAAGGTTTGTAGCACCCATGTTAGATTTCATTTTGTGTGCTGTGAAGTAATTAATAAATCTTCACACGAAACACTTTCCAGATATTATATACATTTCTAATTTTAAATCAATATCATATGCTATGTCTCTTTAAATACAAAAAATGATCCAATAGAATGTAACAGAAGTGTCTCTTGATGTTTCTACaaaacttcttattgccatactgCACTTGTGATTTCACACTGTATTGACGTATCAACTGTCTTGCAGCTCTCCTTCAAAAAATATTTGGCAATTATGATTCCCTGTCTCACAATTGGTCCGAAGATTACAATGGCCAATAGGATGGAGAAGATGAGGAAGGATCTAGAGGTGATAACAGATCAACACAACAAGTTTAAATTGACAGAAGGTACTAGTGCCAATGAGCCGAAGGTTACTGATATAAGAGAAACATCCTCAATCATCGAGACACAAATTGTTGGGAGGACCGATGATAAAGTTGAAATATTGGCTACTTTATGTGAGAGCATGACAGAAGATATCATAATTCTTCCTATATATGGCATTGGAGGGCTTGGCAAGACCACCTTGGCAAAAATGGTATATAATAGTTCCCAGTTCAAAGAATACTCTCAGGTGTGGGTTTATGTGTCTCAGACATTTGATTTGAAGAATATTGGAAATTCTATAATAACACAACTGTCAGAGAAAGAGAAGGAGAGTGAGTACACTGAAATTCAGATGATACACAAATCCCTTCAAAAGCTTCTTGCTGGTAAGAAGATTCTTATTGTATTAGATGATCTCTGGGAGGGTGAGGATTTTCATCTGGAAAGCCTGACCGATATGCTAAGGGTTGGGAAGGACAGTAATGTGGTTGTTATAGTAACCACACGCGATGAAGGCATAGCAAGAAAAATTTCTACCATCCGACCATACAAAATAAAAGCTTTGACCGATGACATGTGCTGGTCTATAATAAAGCAAAAGAGTGCATTTGAATCTAGAGGTGGCAAAGAACACACAGAGAAGACAGGGATGGCTATTGCAATGAAGTGTGGTGGTGTGGCTTTAGCAGCTAAATCAATCGGACACACGCTGCAATATATAAATTTTAATGAGTGGGAATCCTTGAGGGATAGCAATATATGGACTGTATCTTCTTTGAAAGATACATCTTGTACACAAGTGATTGCATCTTTGAAATTAAGCTATAGTATTATGCCATCGTATTTGAAGctatgctttgcctattgtgcaaTATTTCCTAAAGGTCACAAGATAGTTAAAGATCACCTTATTCACCAGTGGGTTTCTCTTGGTTTCTCTACTTGGCAACTTGGCGAGAGATGCATTCGTCAGCTGCTGGGATTCTCTTTCCTGGAACATTCAAATTCACAGTTGGTGAGTTTATGCACGCCTTACACAATTGAACAATTATGTTATTTTGTATGAATTGGCGTAGGGACACTCAAGTATATAGAGCATAGCCTTGGAAAAAAAGTGTATAGTGCATAGGATTTTGGTGCACATTTGTAAAATATGAATACTGTAAGTTATTGAAATATATGATAGCATAACACATCATAGATTTGTTCCTTACAACACATTTAAAAAAGAAGTTAAAAAGATCGCATTGGTTGATATGCACAAATGAAGACCATTTTCATATTAGTGCATGAGCCCTAGAACAACCATACACCAATAGATATTTTATTCTATTGCGGCATGCTAGttaaataaaacatgtaagtatattATTATGGCTATCATGAAAAGGTAATGTCAAGTTGTAGGAAATGTCAACCATGCATGTCTTTGAAAAGTACTTTACAATGGTTTGAATGATAAAAAGTTGTATGATTTTGTGTCACAGGTTTACAAATAGTATAGTTTTAGAGCCTTGATAAAAATAGACTTTGGAAGTAGTTGAGGACCtaaaataattttattatttAATAATGGAGTGAATAGGTTTTAAAATACATTAATGTAAGGAATTTAATCCATAAATAGTCTTAAATTTATCGTCTTAGAGAATCTGATGCAGTGGAATGATTATTTTATTGCAGAATatcgagttatatgaggaagataTTACATTGTTCACCATGCATGACTTGGTGCACGATTTAGCAAGGACAGCCATGGACAATGAAATTCTTGTCATTAGCAAAGGCGATAAAGCCCAGGGAAGCTGCTATCACTATGCATTACTCGATGATTGTAGCAAGCCATTGGTCTCGGAGTTATCCAAGATAAGGGCACTCCGTTTTATGAAGTGTGATAAAAGCATAGTTCACGATGCTGCATTTTCATCCGCTAATTCCCTACGTGTCTTGGACTTAAATGAGTGCATCATACACAGGTTGCCAGATTCTATTGGTGTACTCAAGCAGTTGAGGTATCTTAACGCTCCGAGAGTCCAACATACAACGATTCCAGATAGTATCACCAAGCTCTCAAAATTAATTTATCTTGACATTCATGGATCTACTACAATTATGGAGCTACCGGAGTCAATTGGAGATAATGAAGGTCTGGCGTATCTTAATTTGTCAGGTTGTTCAGGACTTGCAAAACTGCCAGAATCATCCAGGAGGCTACAAAAATTGGTGCATTTGGATCTGTCAAATTGCTCTTGTGTTGGAGGTATATCAGCACTCTTGGGGAACCTCACAAAACTCCAGTATTTAAACTTATCTCACTGCCAAAAAATTGGGAAGATGCCGGAAGCTCTTGGCGTCCTATCCAAGCTAGAGTACTTGAACTTATCATTCAGCTCATATCTTGAAAGTTGCCAGGAAGCAGAAGTTTTGGGCGCCCTGAACAAACTTAATTATTTGAACTTATCTTCAAAGCACTGTGGTCTTCGAAAGCTCCCCGAAGCTTTGGGCACATTCATTCAACTCAAGTACTTAAACTTGTCAGGTTGTGAGAGAATGTCAGAATTGCCGTGGTCATTTCCGAGTCTAAAAAATCTGGTGCATCTTGATCTATCAGAATGTTGTAGTATTCGTTGTCTAGATGAAGCTTTGGCTGGCCTTTCCAATCTGCAACATTTGAATTTACAGGCTACACGTATCATGTTGTTGCCAGAAAATGTGACCAAACTCCGGTATTTGAATGTGTCTGGGATGATTTATATGAATCAAGATACCATGGACAGTATCATCAACTATATATGCAGTAATATTTCCAatctggagcatttggacttGTCTAATAATAAGATGAGCACTATACCTGAAAGTATTTGTAACCTGGGAAAACTGCATACATTGAACCTCGCACAATGTGTTTTACTTGAAAAGATACCAGGTAGTATAGGTACAATGGATAGTTTGAAGTTTCTTGATATAAATGGTTGTCGGAAAATCATCAAAGCCCCTCAAGTTGGTAGTAGTGCAATATCGTTACCACACTTTGTGGTCCAGCCTGCTGATGATGGTCACTCTAGTAGCAACCTCGTCCTACTACAACACATGGATCCTATGGTGCTCAATTTGTCTAAACTTGAAAATGTGAAGTCCATAGAAGAGGCACAACGAATAAATTTGATAGGGAAGAAAAATCTTAAGTGCTTGAAACTAGAGTGGACTCCAAATGCCGAGAGGTTTGTGGATCACAAAATTTTGATGGAAAATCTGGTGCCACCGAGCACATTGGAGTGGTTGGAGATATGTGGTTACAGCAGTGTCAGCTTTCCAGCTTGGCTAGTACTGGACCGATTGCCAAACCTTGAGCATCTGGTTCTCAGATGCATGGCAAACCTGGACGAGTGGACCACGTCACACTCCAGTGGCGAGCAGCACGTGCTTGCAGAGTTGGAAATTAATGATTGCCCCATGTTAAGGATTAAACCGCTTCCACCTAAAGCTAGAAGGTGGGTGATATCAAAGAGTGATAATGTGCTATCATCATGGGAAGAGTGTACTGGACCAGACACCAATGCCTCCTCCTCTTTTTCGCAGGTACCTAATGAGCTGTCAGTTGAAAACTGCAACGTACCTTTGCATCAGTGGAGGTTGCTTCAATACTTACCTAGCCTCACTTGGTTGCATATTAATTGCTCAGTTGATCTGACCAGCTCACCAAAGGTCATCCAACATCTCTCCTCTCTGAAGACTCTAAAGCTACGAGACAAATTCTTGGAAGAGCTGCCAAAATGGCTGAACGAAATCATCTGGCAACTCACAAGGCTAGGACTGATCGATTGCAAAAACATGGCATCACTGCCGCACTGGTTAGGAGAATTAACCTCCCTCAAAGAACTTGACCTGAAGGGCTGTTCTGTCTTGTGTTCTTTGCCAGAAAGTATACAGCAACTAACCAATCTCCAAACACTAACAATTGTTGACTGCCCTGAATTAAATCACTTGGGTCAAAGGGTATGTATCCTACCCAGCTCTCTCAAGGCTCTTGAAATCGGGTACTGTAACGGTATCAAGTGTTTGCCTGAGGGCATGGAACAACTCACTAACCTCCTTTGCCTGTATATATATGATTGCCCTGACCTAAAGCAGTGGTGCGAATTAGAGGAGAACATGATGAAGTTGGCTCACATAATAGAGAAGGTATGTGTCCTACCAAAGCTGGCTCTCTGTAGTCTGTAGTACtaatcttattttatttttaccTACTCTTTCTCCTTTTTGTTATATTAGAATTTACTCTGTCTTGCATTTCTTACAGAGGGTTCGTTCATGCAGAAATGTCTACATATTCATCTGCTTTGCCTTGCAATTTTCCTTGTGTTAAACACCACTTCGCTTTGAAAAATAGAGCAGTAGAAAAAGAACGTACTATCTGGTTTCTAGAGTACATCTCTACTGATAATAGCCACTAGCATTCTAAAGATCGACATAGTAACTTGGGAATTCCTTTGCAGTACCGGCTAATCAAAGAACTGTCATTATTTACTTTGCAGGAAATTATCTAGAGCTAGCTGGTTGAACTAGACAATGTATATCACACATCAACGTTGGCACTGACGACGCCCTCGCTGTTGCTGTCAGTCAGATTATGGCTCTCGAGGCTCCCGTGTCAGCTGCAACTGCTGATGCCCTAGGTCTGGAGATGCACGGCATGCAGGCCAAGGCCACGGTGCACACGACACCCGAGCTGGTTGACGAATTCGAGCCCGACACTCCGATTTCAGGTTGCCAACATTCCTCTCCTGGAAGAGGTATGGCCATGCCGCCCATCGAGCAGGTCGTTCTCTCAGCGTGGGCCAGGCGGGATGCGCCGACCATGAGCCATGTTGTTGGGGCGGTGGATGCCAGCCCACCAAGGGAGCTGCTCCACCTGGAGGTCGCAAGTAAACCCTCTAACCCAAGCAGCGATCTGGATGGCTCCTTTGGCGGGGCATATGAAGATCAAGGTCGATGCGGCTGTTTCGAAGCATAGGAATTACGGAGTGGTAGCAACAATCTGCAGGGATATGAGGCTGTGGGGGCCTCATATCTTCAGAAGTTGTGGCCTTAGAAGTTGTGGCCTGCCGAGAGGGTCTGGCTCTAGCTGCTGATCTCAATCTTCAGAAACTGCAAGTATCGTCAGACTACCTTGAGGTCATTGGCAAGTACTCCCCTGCCTTCGACAGCCCCCTCTCCACCCTGGCTAAGTCCGCTAGCAAGAAGGGGTGCCCGCTCCAGCCAAGCCGCCCGCCCCTGCCCAGATTGTTGCCTGGGTCCAGTAAAGATGTTATTCTGTTGTCAGTTTGTATCAGGTTAAATTGTATCCCTAATGAGTCACAACCTTATTATCGGGAATGTCCATGGCCTCAACGACCATGCTCGTAGACTACTGTGTTGGATTGTTAGGAGCAACAGTGCAGTGGTAGTTTGTATCCAGGAAACAAAGTTACAAGTGATTGATCTGAATGTGGTTCAACAGTGTCGTGGCTCCGGTTTCACTGAATTTTGCTTCGCGCCGGCTGACGGTACCAGGGGTGGCACGCTCGCGGCCGTCCTGGAGGGGTCCGGCGCGGTGACCCGCTGCTAGAGATGCCAGCGTCGCGAGCACCAAGCCAGTGGCTTCCAAGGGAGGCTACGCCGCGCTCGTCGTCTTCCAATTATCTCCAGGGACTGGTGGTAATGGTATTGatgcattttttttttcgaaatgaatGGTATTGATGCATATAATCTGCAATTCTGTTTATTGATTTCTTGATGTATGTATTATTCCACATACATAATTTGCTAGTTTCAGATTGGTCCAATCTTTGCAGAGATGGGAGGTGCTGCGTCCTGGTTGTTGGCTGCTATGAGGAAGCGGAGGCGCTCACAGAGGGCGAGGGCAACGAAAAAGACCTTCAGGTCGGTGAACACCATCACCATGGGCCTTGCCCTGCTTCAAGGACGGCATCATGGACATGACATATTTCCGGCTACTACGGCTAACCTGATAGCTCTGCGATTAAGACTGCTTGAACATCTTTACGAGGCATGAATTTATGGCTTCAGAGTCTGTTCCCAAGAGTGATTTTTATTGATTCGAGATGTTCAGGGCATAGGGACCTCTGTGTTTATGCACGGAAGAGACCATGTCTAAGAAACTGAAAACCACATCACAGAAGTTGTATATGTATATCAATTTTGAGAATCATTCTCTGAAACTTATTCGCAGTCCTTCCCGTCGTCCTTCAGACCAAAATGGGGGCTACCGCTGCCGGCAGGCTTCCTGTGTTCTGGCCGGTCGGAAGGAGAAGAGAGGCCGCCGGATCCACTACTCCTCCGGCAGGCTTCCTCTTTTTACTGCTCGAGTTTGTAATCCGATTTTGTGTGCGTCAATTTGTAGGCTGCAGCAGGCAGGGAACTGTAGGGGGTTCAGTTTAGGCACCGGATTTCGCAAGGAACCTTGAGTCAGGCAGGTCATCCATCACCCTGTATTACGGTTGCAACGAAGCCGTGGAATTCTGTATGGATAATTGCTAGACTAAATGAATTTGTATGGGGTACTTTCTTGCGATGAATCTCAGAGCAATGCAGCGTGAACACTTGTGTTTACTTGATCGTGtccagactccagagttgttTTCTGTATTAGTTAGGGGAAGAAAAGATGAGCATCAGGTTCCATGCTGTCGCTCTCGTGTCCCAGCCTGACAGAGATTGTTCATACCATACGTACCCTTCCACTAGTGTCACTGACTGACAGATTTCTTACGCAAAACATCACACCGGTCATCTCCCTGCACTGCAGGTGTTAATATTGATGCATATAGCTGCAATTCTTGATGCAGTTCGTAGTTTGTTTGTGTTAGAGTAGCCAACGACTACAATAGATCCTATACGGGTAGAAGCTATAGTTGTTGTGTACACTGCTATATCTGAGAGAGATAGAGGTGtaccttctcccttcgaggaggagctctcgggcgccgacatggtggcggcggcggagagtgTGAGCGTGCGGTGGCGACGGTAGTGGTGCTTCCCGTGAGCACTGCGCTagccctagatcggtagggattTGACGGTGGGGTGACTGGCGGCGCGGACGAACCTCGGACTGCGAGCCCCGAcccccacctctttatatagcgcaggtcacaggggcccaccaaccatagatagggttgggcgcccccgatcagggcgcggacgaggtcaaggatCGTTATCGATTCGTTGGGATCGATCccgtggagatcatcctaacattctcccccttgatctcaacttttcttttcactttatactttcactttattcgtttcattttggatcagttcatagggcatgtttcatcgtcacagctctattgccgatagaatcagacagccacaatacacttctctgttttgaaacaaattcttttacttttgggcctcttatgatccaagataggtaagactttcccttaaactcatgccggctacgtgctccttgaacacgctggatggtaagcctttcgttagcggatccgcaagcatatcttttgtccttatatgctcaagacttatagtttgatcctggaccacgtgtttcacaacataatacttaacctcaatcggtttagtagcattactcgacttgttgttgtgagcataaaatactgcaggctcattgtcgtagtacatctttagtggtttgtcaatacaatctaccactttcaagttgggtataaatttctttaaccataatgcctgccccgtggcttcgtaacatgctataaattctgcatacatcgtggatgatgcaactatcgtctgtttggagcttctccacgaaatagctcccccttcgagggtgaatacatatccagatgtggattttctatcatttttatcccccgcaaaatctgcatctgaataccctcttatctctagggaatcagatcttctg from Lolium rigidum isolate FL_2022 chromosome 4, APGP_CSIRO_Lrig_0.1, whole genome shotgun sequence encodes the following:
- the LOC124648135 gene encoding putative disease resistance protein RGA1, whose product is MAELGGMLAAAILKVVGDQISSAIGGQITLQKNFDEDLKKMKMALESVDAVLEDAERRSITDKSTCLWLKRLKDVMYVISDMIDEFEADTQAITQPSTRKLSFKKYLAIMIPCLTIGPKITMANRMEKMRKDLEVITDQHNKFKLTEGTSANEPKVTDIRETSSIIETQIVGRTDDKVEILATLCESMTEDIIILPIYGIGGLGKTTLAKMVYNSSQFKEYSQVWVYVSQTFDLKNIGNSIITQLSEKEKESEYTEIQMIHKSLQKLLAGKKILIVLDDLWEGEDFHLESLTDMLRVGKDSNVVVIVTTRDEGIARKISTIRPYKIKALTDDMCWSIIKQKSAFESRGGKEHTEKTGMAIAMKCGGVALAAKSIGHTLQYINFNEWESLRDSNIWTVSSLKDTSCTQVIASLKLSYSIMPSYLKLCFAYCAIFPKGHKIVKDHLIHQWVSLGFSTWQLGERCIRQLLGFSFLEHSNSQLNIELYEEDITLFTMHDLVHDLARTAMDNEILVISKGDKAQGSCYHYALLDDCSKPLVSELSKIRALRFMKLPDSIGVLKQLRYLNAPRVQHTTIPDSITKLSKLIYLDIHGSTTIMELPESIGDNEGLAYLNLSGCSGLAKLPESSRRLQKLVHLDLSNCSCVGGISALLGNLTKLQYLNLSHCQKIGKMPEALGVLSKLEYLNLSFSSYLESCQEAEVLGALNKLNYLNLSSKHCGLRKLPEALGTFIQLKYLNLSGCERMSELPWSFPSLKNLVHLDLSECCSIRCLDEALAGLSNLQHLNLQATRIMLLPENVTKLRYLNVSGMIYMNQDTMDSIINYICSNISNLEHLDLSNNKMSTIPESICNLGKLHTLNLAQCVLLEKIPGSIGTMDSLKFLDINGCRKIIKAPQVGSSAISLPHFVVQPADDGHSSSNLVLLQHMDPMVLNLSKLENVKSIEEAQRINLIGKKNLKCLKLEWTPNAERFVDHKILMENLVPPSTLEWLEICGYSSVSFPAWLVLDRLPNLEHLVLRCMANLDEWTTSHSSGEQHVLAELEINDCPMLRIKPLPPKARRWVISKSDNVLSSWEECTGPDTNASSSFSQVPNELSVENCNVPLHQWRLLQYLPSLTWLHINCSVDLTSSPKVIQHLSSLKTLKLRDKFLEELPKWLNEIIWQLTRLGLIDCKNMASLPHWLGELTSLKELDLKGCSVLCSLPESIQQLTNLQTLTIVDCPELNHLGQRVCILPSSLKALEIGYCNGIKCLPEGMEQLTNLLCLYIYDCPDLKQWCELEENMMKLAHIIEKRIMALEAPVSAATADALGLEMHGMQAKATVHTTPELVDEFEPDTPISGCQHSSPGRGMAMPPIEQVVLSAWARRDAPTMSHVVGAVDASPPRELLHLEVAKVVALEVVACREGLALAADLNLQKLQVSSDYLEVIGKYSPAFDSPLSTLAKSASKKGCPLQPSRPPLPRLLPGSSKDVILLSVCIRDGRCCVLVVGCYEEAEALTEGEGNEKDLQINISGFNETKAVLDATTDAPASTAEPDGLPKKLEVLAERIRVTKRFH